A window of Pseudomonas alcaliphila JAB1 genomic DNA:
AACGCCAACCATCTGCGCGGTTTACGCCGCGGGCGTGTGCATGCGGTGGCGCGGCCGGTGCATCTGGGCCGTACCACCCACGTCTGGGACATTCGCCTCAGTGGCGACGACGGCAAGGCCAGCTGTATCTCGCGGTTGACCATGGCCATCGTTCCCCTGGGTGATCAGCCCCCGAAACTTTAAGTTTCTGCCTGCAATTTCATCCAAGATTTGCCCGGTCCGTGGCGCTACAGTACGCGCCATGGACCAGATCACTCATATCCAAAGCAGCTTGCCCGGCGTGCGCCTGATCGATGCCGAGTACCGTCGCTTCGCCTTTCCCCGGCACTTTCACCTGGAATATCACGTCGGCCTGCTGATACAGGGACAGCATCGCTACGCCTATGGCGGTGAGCGCCGGCATGTCGGGACGGGGGACGTACTGCTGATGGCGCCGGAAGGGATTCATGACGGCGCCTGCCTGGATGGCCAGAGTTACCGCATCCGGGTGATGGCCTTCGATCCCTCCTGGCTGGATGAAGCCAGTCGTACCCTGAGTGACGGTCGTCAGGGTGCGCCACGCTTGACCACCAGCAGTCTGCGTCACCCGCTGCTGTCGCAGCACCTGCAGCGCTTTCATGCAGCGATGCTGGGCGGCTCGAGACTGGCTCAGGAGGAGGCGCTCTGGCAGGCGCTGGCCCACCTGCTGGAGATGGGGTCGACGTTGTGTGTCAGCGAGCCACAGCGCGTCTTCGATCAGCAGACCTGGCAGCGGCTGCGCGATTGGCTGGAGAGCCGCCTGGACGATCCACCCACGCTGGAGGAAATCGCTGCTTTCTGCGCCATGAGCCCGTGGCAGGCGCTGCGGCGTTTCCGCCAGCACACCGGTTTGCCGCCGCATCAGTGGCTGACTCAGCTGCGTCTGCAGCGGGCGTTGCCGCTGGTGCTGGCGGGTGAGCCTCTGAGCGAGATCGCCCTGCGGCTGGGCTTCTACGACCAGGCGCACTTCTCGCGGCTGTTCCGCCGCACTTACGGTCTGCCGCCGGCGCGCTTGCGTCAGGGTTGATTTATCCGCGCACCTTGATGGCTATCAGGCAAGGCTCTCAAAGCAGCCTTTCGCAGGAGCCCCGACCCGGGGCGAAGCTTTGCAATTCTGTGTCGTCCTGATTCGCGGCGAGGCGCCGCTCCCACAGGTTTGGTGCATCGACGTTCAACTGAGCAGCAACCTCATCTTTTCAATTTCCTGGAGATCAACATGCAGGAGACGTCCGTCTTGCTGTCGCTGGCTGCTGTGTTCGCGGTGGCCCTTGTAAGCCCCGGCCCGGATGTAGCGCTGGTGGTGCGCACCGCCTTGCATCAGGGGCAGCGTGCCGGCTTGCTCAGTGCGTTGGGCCTGGCCTGTGGCATTCTTCTGCACGGCACCCTGGTGCTCAGCGGCGTGGCCTTGCTGCTCAGTCGTACCGAGTGGCTGTTCGAGCTGGTGCAGGTCGGCGGTGCACTCTATCTGGGCTGGCTGGGTATCGGCGCTGTGCGTGCCTGGTGGTGTGGCAGTGCTGGCCCGAGGCGGCTGGATGGCGAGCTGACGCCTTCGCTGTTCGGCCCCTGGTTACGCGGCGTGCTCACCAACCTGGGCAATCCCAAGGCGCTGGTGTTCTTCCTGGCACTGCTAAGCAGTCTGGTACCCGCCGATATGTCGTTGCCCGGCAAGGTGGCCTGTGCGGCGCTGCTGTTCGGCCTGAGCCTGTTCTGGTTCAGCCTGCTGGGGCTGACCCTGAGCCGCCCGCTGATGCGTCAGCGGCTGCTGCAGGTGGCGCCGACCATCGACTTCATTTGCGGCCTGGTATTTCTGCTGGTGGCGGCCAGTATCGTCGGACGTCTGCTGCTATAGCCCTGACCATTGCGCCGCCATCAATGGCCGTTACGGTCATTGCCGTGCGTCGG
This region includes:
- a CDS encoding AraC family transcriptional regulator, whose protein sequence is MDQITHIQSSLPGVRLIDAEYRRFAFPRHFHLEYHVGLLIQGQHRYAYGGERRHVGTGDVLLMAPEGIHDGACLDGQSYRIRVMAFDPSWLDEASRTLSDGRQGAPRLTTSSLRHPLLSQHLQRFHAAMLGGSRLAQEEALWQALAHLLEMGSTLCVSEPQRVFDQQTWQRLRDWLESRLDDPPTLEEIAAFCAMSPWQALRRFRQHTGLPPHQWLTQLRLQRALPLVLAGEPLSEIALRLGFYDQAHFSRLFRRTYGLPPARLRQG
- a CDS encoding LysE family transporter, with product MQETSVLLSLAAVFAVALVSPGPDVALVVRTALHQGQRAGLLSALGLACGILLHGTLVLSGVALLLSRTEWLFELVQVGGALYLGWLGIGAVRAWWCGSAGPRRLDGELTPSLFGPWLRGVLTNLGNPKALVFFLALLSSLVPADMSLPGKVACAALLFGLSLFWFSLLGLTLSRPLMRQRLLQVAPTIDFICGLVFLLVAASIVGRLLL